TTTTTTCTAAGTGACTTAATTTTCTATTGCTTAAAGTGAAACTAATTAAGTTAGCTAAGTGAATCTCTTTGCCATGCTGGAGTCTGATCAAAGGGCCAGTTTCTTTTCAACATGCGAATCTTAATCACATGCATTTTGTCCATCCTTGGGCTGGACTATAGTGCATCCATGTGGGTTAAAAAGTACGTGGAGAACTACCACCGGCCCACATACTACAATCGAGCCCATAGAACCAAGGACCACGTCGATTACAATCGCGAAGCTCTCGAGGAACGGGACAAACCGAAGGAGGCGGAGGTCCACGAGCGACTGCCCTTCGATGCGACGAGGGACCTGTCATACTACGTGAATGTGCTGAACGAGGGATCCGTCATTTGTGCGGGTGCGCTGATCTCCCGCAGAATGGTGGTGACCTCGACGCACTGCTTCCCGCCGCGGAGATACGATGTCCTATACGAGTACACGGCCAACCATCTGTCCGTACTGACTGGCAAAGAATTTGCCGACAGTCCGGAACCGCATAAAGTGCTCGGATTTTTCATGCCGTTTAATAAGAAGGAACGCCGTACCAACCACGTGGCTCTGCTCGGCCTAGCGAACAAGCTCGACCGGGACCAATACCGATACATTCCCCTGCAACGCAAGAAGCCACAGGAGGGGGATGACGTGAAGATGGCCTACTATGGTCCACCCAAGTACCAGATCCGACTGTACGATACGCGGGTACTGGACTTTGCTCGCTGCCAAATCTATTACAGTCTAAAGGAGGTATTCACCATTTCCACCATTGAGCCGGACTTAATCTGCGTTCGGAACAAGCGGCACTCGAAGAAGACTACCTGCAGCACCC
This genomic stretch from Drosophila yakuba strain Tai18E2 chromosome 3R, Prin_Dyak_Tai18E2_2.1, whole genome shotgun sequence harbors:
- the LOC6538145 gene encoding uncharacterized protein LOC6538145, which produces MRILITCILSILGLDYSASMWVKKYVENYHRPTYYNRAHRTKDHVDYNREALEERDKPKEAEVHERLPFDATRDLSYYVNVLNEGSVICAGALISRRMVVTSTHCFPPRRYDVLYEYTANHLSVLTGKEFADSPEPHKVLGFFMPFNKKERRTNHVALLGLANKLDRDQYRYIPLQRKKPQEGDDVKMAYYGPPKYQIRLYDTRVLDFARCQIYYSLKEVFTISTIEPDLICVRNKRHSKKTTCSTRPGDPLLVDNKLAAINIYGEHCDEDDDSTNMDIYLPIRTVIPFIQTATDALRAFTGSGPFNESHANALTPLLESLIKRSPNVYVGGALPEIPFDDPINGGPDRQAKNPIDDHVASVLDYY